From the Primulina tabacum isolate GXHZ01 chromosome 3, ASM2559414v2, whole genome shotgun sequence genome, one window contains:
- the LOC142541122 gene encoding uncharacterized protein LOC142541122 isoform X2 produces the protein MSKMVKKRSKGSVDEIQENISNRLSIMDSNNSANSSHDLHGKEPIDDEKTDKKKGLGASKLKMVSGQDKCKELDRNEFGQSVGDNSVKYASFLGCMTKEFVPYTLNGWNDISEEVKDRMWSCLQLTYKVDDCEKKTIFRKFAKLWRYRKSKLQILVREANTSRLTSRDLNLLKPKFMDRNQWDLFVQRTLSPNFQLLQ, from the exons ATGAGTAAAATGGTCAAAAAACGTAGCAAAGGATCTGTAGATGAAATTCAG GAAAATATATCTAATAGGTTATCGATAATGGATTCTAACAATTCAGCTAATTCATCACATGATTTGCATGGTAAAGAACCAATTGATGATGAGAAAACAGATAAGAAAAAAGGATTGGGTGCATCAAAGTTGAAAATGGTTAGTGGCCAAGACAAGTGTAAAGAGCTGGATCGTAATGAGTTTGGACAGTCGGTTGGAGATAATTCAGTGAAGTACGCTTCTTTTCTAGGTTGCATGACAAAAGAATTTGTGCCTTATACTTTAAATGGATGGAATGATATAAGCGAAGAAGTGAAGGATAGGATGTGGAGCTGTCTTCAG CTGACTTACAAAGTTGATGATTGtgaaaagaaaacaattttTCGAAAGTTCGCTAAATTGTGGCGCTATAGGAAATCTAAATTGCAAATACTTGTACGAGAAGCTAATACAAGTCGACTGACTTCACGAGATCTCAATCTTTTGAAGCCTAAATTTATGGACCGAAATCAGTGGGACTTATTTGTACAGAGGACATTATCACCTAACTTTCAA CTGTTACAGTAG
- the LOC142541122 gene encoding uncharacterized protein LOC142541122 isoform X1, translating into MSKMVKKRSKGSVDEIQENISNRLSIMDSNNSANSSHDLHGKEPIDDEKTDKKKGLGASKLKMVSGQDKCKELDRNEFGQSVGDNSVKYASFLGCMTKEFVPYTLNGWNDISEEVKDRMWSCLQLTYKVDDCEKKTIFRKFAKLWRYRKSKLQILVREANTSRLTSRDLNLLKPKFMDRNQWDLFVQRTLSPNFQEKSERFRAMRKKQDHIHTMSRRGYARLTHIMKKRSPAYTKITRSQVWNEGHKKKNGEPSTQAV; encoded by the exons ATGAGTAAAATGGTCAAAAAACGTAGCAAAGGATCTGTAGATGAAATTCAG GAAAATATATCTAATAGGTTATCGATAATGGATTCTAACAATTCAGCTAATTCATCACATGATTTGCATGGTAAAGAACCAATTGATGATGAGAAAACAGATAAGAAAAAAGGATTGGGTGCATCAAAGTTGAAAATGGTTAGTGGCCAAGACAAGTGTAAAGAGCTGGATCGTAATGAGTTTGGACAGTCGGTTGGAGATAATTCAGTGAAGTACGCTTCTTTTCTAGGTTGCATGACAAAAGAATTTGTGCCTTATACTTTAAATGGATGGAATGATATAAGCGAAGAAGTGAAGGATAGGATGTGGAGCTGTCTTCAG CTGACTTACAAAGTTGATGATTGtgaaaagaaaacaattttTCGAAAGTTCGCTAAATTGTGGCGCTATAGGAAATCTAAATTGCAAATACTTGTACGAGAAGCTAATACAAGTCGACTGACTTCACGAGATCTCAATCTTTTGAAGCCTAAATTTATGGACCGAAATCAGTGGGACTTATTTGTACAGAGGACATTATCACCTAACTTTCAA GAAAAGAGTGAAAGATTTAGAGCAATGAGGAAAAAACAAGATCACATTCACACAATGAGCCGGAGAGGTTATGCTCGTTTGACTCACATTATg AAAAAGAGAAGCCCGGCATATACAAAAATTACGAGATCGCAAGTTTGGAATGAAGGtcacaagaaaaaaaatggAGAGCCTAGTACTCAAGCTGTTTGA